DNA sequence from the Melitaea cinxia chromosome 25, ilMelCinx1.1, whole genome shotgun sequence genome:
TGGTTCCCCAGCGTTTTATGGGGCAGAATATTTGATCACGCATGGTGTGATTGTCGTCACTTTGAATTATAGACTCAATGTCTATGGTTTCCTTAATTTGGGTATTCCTGAAGCTCCAGGAAACGCAGGCTTAAAAGATGTTAGAGCGGCTTTGAGGTGGGTTAAGGAGAATATTGCCAGTTTTCATGGAGACCCTGATAATGTCACTGTTTTTGGTCAAGGTTCTGGTGGCTTAGCAGCTATATATCTTACAATGTCAGAATCAACTAAAGGTCTATTCCATCGAATAATATCAGCAAGTGGTACTCCATTCGCACCACAATCCTTCGATGCCAATCCGTTAGCAACTGCCCGACAAGTTGCCAAATCTTTAGGTGTTAACAGTAAAAAACCAAAAGAATTACTAGATTTATACCTAAATACACCAATAAATAAAGTCGAAGAAGCAATAGGAAAGCAAATGAATCCTAAATCAGTATTCCTACCATCAGTAGAAAAGATATTTGACGGTGAGGAACCATTTTTGACAGACACACCCTACACGATTCTGTTTACAGGCAAAAAACACAAATGCTTTAATCCAGTGCCAATTATAATTGGTATCAACACTGTGGAAGGCTTGACCAGTACATTGGATTACTATACTATAACAAGCCTAATGGACAGAATTAAGAATGAGGATTATTCCGCTCTCGATCAGAGAAGCCTGATAATCCCTCCAGAAGATAAGGAAGAATTCCGCAACCTCATGAAGGAAACATTCTTCACTAACACAACATCCGACGAATCTTTGGTTGGtggaataattaatttaaacacagATTTCTCGTTTGTCGGTCCAATTTCCCTGTTTACAGAACTATATAGCAATAGTTCTGGCATGCCAGTATACCAATACATATTCAATTATATTGGCAATCGCAATCTTGGAAGGATATTAACGAATAGCAGTTTGGATGCAACAGCCAATCGGGatgaattgttttatatatttgagcTTGAGAGGATGCCTTTGCCAATGGACGAAAATGACGCCAGGATATTGACATTTATGACGATGATGTGGACAAACTTTGCCAAATATGGGtaagacaattttaaaatatttaattttattaccagCATTTTATTTCGCCACTAAAGTCGTCAGATAGGCAATCTACCTGACAGCTGGCATAGGAAATCTACCTGACATAACCGTGTACCGTAGACTATCGATTTACTTGGTATGcttgataaaaatgtaacaacatAATTTTAACACTGCATCGGAAAAATCACAAGagttctggctaccttactcacacatacatacaatacaactTGAAAgcaacgttaaaaaaaattactttagtttaatttttttttcagatcaCCAACCCCAGATCCAAGCAATGGTGAGTGGTTGCCCCGTTATCACCTATCGATAGACTTAGAACCTCAGTACGTCGCGCCCTTGACACCTGAAAGAGCGTATTTCTGGCGccatttctattttaaatatggCGCTGATATACcgaaagaataaatttttaattgcatAGTTtgtaataacttatttttctttatttatgttttgaaataaaaatgattataaaaaaaatataatggttgttttttttttcacctatATGCCTGTTGACCCTcaaacagaaacacaacactgcttgagaatagtgttatttagctatgatcttctgtaaaggtTAAGGTaattcctcagtcgggctgctccagattttaaacaAGATAAGTACATGCCCCAGAGCCCTTAAAGTATTATTGATAATTGATATCGAacaaaaacgataaattttcagATACAGAAggtttaaataaactttgacAAATTTTTTCAGAAATACTAGTTATTTATTTAGCCGTATTTATTGTTACAAGTCCTTTGTTCAATATTAAATacagataaaacaaaaattccgtgggtatataaaataagaataaaaaataatacaaaataaatattattcaaacgaCAAAGtttctcaatatttttatttaaaatctatctTAATGTatacacaatatattttatatttcaatatatgaTTTCTATCaagacaatattaataaaataattgaacgATCGATTAACGCATAAAAATCTGCATGCTAAGGTGATAGCATCTTGTTAAGGCACTTGGTATGATTACGGTTAATTCGTCAGTTGTGGCTAAACTTTATCCTGTAGATAAGCTATGAATAGAATTTagcagcaggaggtagaatagatATAACTATtacttttagattcatatttgcgaataaaaatatctcatacgattcagcctgtaacatcccacatctgggcataggcctctccttatgtaggagaaggattggggTGGggattatataatactagcgacctctgtccgtccatattttttacacgataattAATCACCAACATATACTTAAACGTAAGGCATAAGTATTATTTCAATCGGTTTACCATTTATTTGTCTAGATATAATTCTTCTTCTTAGTCGCACACTCttgtcagagtggtcgtggctGCGCTGACGAGGTACATAGTGGGGTGTTTGGTGGGTCTATAATATTCTCGAGGGTAGCTCTCCTGGCGATGTGCTTCCATTTCCCTCTTTTGGAGGCGTCGCGAGTACACTGGACCATGGTGGACTCACTAGCCCTTGTGATGACGTCTATCCAGCGGGTTGGCGTTCGACCGCGTGCTCTCTTGCCTTCCACCTGGCCCTGCACCACTAGTTTCTCCATCGAATTTTCATTTCTAGAGCTGTGCCCAAAGAACTTCAgtattcgtatatatatataatagaaatatcttataaatatagtgtaatttatgataaaaaggATATTAAATCAAACCTATGATCTGTCAGaaactgtcatccgtcaaatagcgttaccCGCAACCGGCGAAACAGGCCCTTAAACTTATTTAGgtatatcataaaaatacaaGACTCAACGAGCTGTTAGGCGATATTAAATTACActtaactagctgacctcgcgAACTTGCCGCTGTACATTTTCGTAAACTTATACAAACCTTGTCATGACAAcaaccctatggaaaaaaactcataaaacatggacgaATGccgaccaaattctcataccgagttatgagagTTTACGAGATTTCttatgctgttttcaagcagtattgtgttcctgttggtgagtaaggtgaccagagctcctgggggattggggattgggtcggcaacgcttgcgaggcttctggttttgcaggcgtctataagctacggtaatctcttaccatcaggtgagccgtacgcttgtttgccgacctggtgacataaaaaaaaatgctctcataactcggtatgagaattcgGTCTGCATTTTTCCATGTTTGATGAGATCTTTTCCATAGAGAAACAACACAAAAAGTCTGTGTAcgtatgtacgcacgtaagaagtaatacttcattggctagctaacttcaca
Encoded proteins:
- the LOC123666092 gene encoding juvenile hormone esterase-like gives rise to the protein MIDAAILSVGYTLEKTNVVLTKEGKIEGYLAANGLCYEYAGIRYGVPNKFRAPSPPPKFSDVYKANNPNVICPQFPTHDPLTAPSETEDCLVLNVYVPSFQNSTFPVMVFLHGGDFGVGSGSPAFYGAEYLITHGVIVVTLNYRLNVYGFLNLGIPEAPGNAGLKDVRAALRWVKENIASFHGDPDNVTVFGQGSGGLAAIYLTMSESTKGLFHRIISASGTPFAPQSFDANPLATARQVAKSLGVNSKKPKELLDLYLNTPINKVEEAIGKQMNPKSVFLPSVEKIFDGEEPFLTDTPYTILFTGKKHKCFNPVPIIIGINTVEGLTSTLDYYTITSLMDRIKNEDYSALDQRSLIIPPEDKEEFRNLMKETFFTNTTSDESLVGGIINLNTDFSFVGPISLFTELYSNSSGMPVYQYIFNYIGNRNLGRILTNSSLDATANRDELFYIFELERMPLPMDENDARILTFMTMMWTNFAKYGSPTPDPSNGEWLPRYHLSIDLEPQYVAPLTPERAYFWRHFYFKYGADIPKE